Part of the Actinomyces howellii genome, AGGCCCCGTGGCCGGATCAGAGGCGCCGCCCGCACCCGCCGACGCGCTCGGGTCGGCGCTCGGGTCGGTGCTCGGGTCGGTGCTGCCGCCCGGAAGGCTGCAGGTCCCGCCGGTCGTCGTGCACGGGTCGGTGATCGGCGCGCTGAGGAAGCCCAGCCCCTGAGTGCTCAGGAGCACCGTCGAGTCGAGCTGGCCGTCGAGGGTGTCGGCGATGGCCACGCGCACGTGCACCGTCTGCCCGGCGGTCACCGCAGCCTGGCAGGCCATCGCGGAGGTGAAGCCGTTGAACTCCACGTCGATGCTCCCCGGGGAGTGGCCCGAGACGTTCGAGGTGTAGTACCCGGTGTTGGTCGTGTCGTTGACGGTGGCGGCGTTGACCGCGGTGTCGGTGCCCGGCACGTGGGCGCACTCGGTGCCGTTGACCTCGATGCTCAGGACGTCCTTGTACCCGCGCGACTGCCAGGCGTCGGGGTTGACCGAGCTGCCGCCCGCGTACTCCTCGGAGCCGAAGCCGTAGAACAGGACGAAGGTGGAGTCGGTGGCGGTCACGTCGAACTCGAGCACCGCGGCGTCGTAGGTGTCGTCCCCGGACAGGGCGGTCAGGGCCTCGTCGCCCGCGCCGCCCAGGTCACCGGTGGTGGTCAGCTTGTCATTGGGTCCCAGGACCGAGGAGATGGAGAAGTCGACGTCGGAGTCGGCCTGGGGGTCGGCGTCGATGAGGGAGCCGGTGGTCAGCGCGACGCCCTGGGTGACGGCGTTGCCGTCGCCGGGGAGCCCGGAGAAGGTCCCGGCCTGGACGGGGTCTCCCGAGAAGGTCGCGTTGGCCACGGTCACACCGGGTCCGGCGACGGACTCGGCGAGGGACTGCGCGCTCAGCGCCGAGGAGCGCAGGGACTCCGTGGCCTGGGTGGAGGCGGAGGCGGGCGCCGCCGCGACCCCCAGGCACAGGGCGGCAGCCAGGAGCGCGGCGGGCCGGGTCCGCCGCGCGCGTCGTTCTGGTCGTCTGGTGAGGGGCAGGGTGGTAGTCACAGGATCTCCGATAGGACAGGGCCGGCACGGGGCCGGCCGCCGAACCGACAGGGACGGGAGACCGCCAGCTCGCGGAGATACCACGTGATCCTAGTCACGTGACGCCCGTGGCGCCATGTGGCGAATCTCACGTAGCGACGACCTGTCATCTGGATATCCGCGACATGACCGCCATCACACCGGGTGCGCGTCGGTCGGATCCCGGCCGCCAGCGCACCGGCGCCCTCCCGTTGACGCCGTTAACTCTTTACCGTGGAGGACGGGAGATCACCTCAGTACCGGCTCGCGGCGTTGCACCCTGTCCCTCCAGCAAGAAAGTGACGACGACCGTGACACACGTACCGCGCCGAGCGCGTCGCAGACGACTGGCTGCGGCGATGACCCTCGTGCTCCTCCTGTCAGGAGCAGGAACGGCGGTGGCCGACGAGACGCCCGCCCCGACCCCTGAGAACGCCGTCGCCGCCGAGGCCGCCGACGCCGGCTTCCAGGCCGACAACCCCGGCTGGCCCAACGCCACCGACCACACCCAGGAGGCCTACCCGGTCGACGCGGAGTTCACCGCGCGGTGGACCCGGGCCGACGCCATGCAGATCCAACGGATCTCCGACCCCGACGCCGCCTCCGGCGAGTCCTCCCTGCCCGAGCAGTACACGATGCCCGAGATCGACAACGGGTTCCCGACCACGAGCGAGGACGTGTGGGTCTGGGACACCTGGACGCTGACCGACGACGCCGCGAACCAGCTGTCCTACAACGGCTGGGAGGTCATCTTCGCCCTCGTGGCCGACCGCCACGCCGGCTACACCTTCGACGACCGCCACACCCACGCGCGCCTCGGGTACTTCTACCGCAAGGCGGGCACGGAGACCTCCTCGTCCGCAGGCTCCGCGGCGTCCAACGGCGAGTGGATCTACGGCGGACACGTCTTCCCCGACGGCGCCACCGGGGCGATCTTCGAGGACCAGGCCTTCACCGCCCAGACCGAGTGGTCAGGCTCGGCCCGGCTCATGGACGACAACAAGATCCGCTTGTTCTACACCTCCGTGGCCTTCTACGAGGGCTCGGACAGTGACTACGGCGGTGGTGACGACGGGGGCACGGGCAAGCCCTACGACCCCAGGATCGTGCAGTCCGAGGGCCGGATCTACGCCGACGACCAGGGCGTGTGGTTCACCGGCTTCCGCGACCAGCACGAGCTGCTCGTCCCCGACGGCCACTACTACCAGTCGCGGATCCAGAACCCCAACGTCAACTTCCGCGACCCCTTTACCTTCCGCGACCAGAACAACCCGGCCGACACCACCGACTACATGGTCTTCGAGGGCAACACCGCCTACGTGCGCGAGCCCGAGTACGTCGAGGCGGCGGCCGCCGCGGGCCAGAACACCGAGCTGGCCACCTGCACGGCCGAGGACCTCGGGTACGACGAGGGTGATCCTCAGGCCGAGACGGTCGACGAGGTCAACGCCCTCGGCGGGCGATATCAGCTGGCCAACGTCGGCCTGGCCCGCGCGACCAACAAGGCGATGACCCAGTGGGAGTACCTCCCGCCCCTGCTCAGCGGCAACTGCGTCAACGACCAGACCGAACGTCCTCAGATCTACTTCCAGGACGGGAAGTACTACCTGTTCACGATCTCCCACCGGGAGACCTACGCCTCGGGGATGATGGGACCCGAGGGGGTCTACGGCTTCGTCGGCAACGGGCTGCGCTCCGACTACGAGCCGCTCAACGACTCCACCGGCATCGCCCTGGGCAACCCGATCAACCTCAACTTCAACCCGGGCAAGCCCTACGCACCGGACTGGAACCAGAGTCCGTACACCTACCAGTCCTACTCGCACTACGTCATGCCCGGCGGCCTCGTGGAGTCCTTCATCGACTCCATCGGCGGCAACCATGACGCGACCCCGGTGCGCGGAGGCTCCCTGGCGCCCACGGTGAGGATCCTCATCTCGGGCAGCACCTCCTCGGTCGACCGCACCTACGGCGACGGCGGGCTGGGCGGATTCGGACACATACCGGCCAACCTGTCCCGCTCCAACGGCGGGGACGTGCGCCCCGCCCGGCTGCGGTAGCAGCAGCTCCCGGTAGCCGGCCGGGCCGACCCGCCTCGTCGGGCCGGCCCGGCCGGCTGAGCACCGGGTGGGGCGCAGGCGGCCCTGCCCCGCCTGATCAGCCTGATCAGCCCGATCAGCCCGATCAGCCTGATCAGCCCGATCAGCCTCAGCGCGCCTCGGACAGGGGGGTCAGCGCCCCGGAGACGACACGGGCTGTGCCGACGGCGCCCAGGGCCACGTCCTGGGCGTCGGGGTCGGTCAGGACGAGGAAGCTGCCCACCGGTGCCCCGTCGTCGACGAAGACCTCGAGACTCGAGCGGTCGAGGTAGACGTGCAGTCGCACGCGGCCGTCCACGGGCCGGTAGTCGACCTGCCTGCGCAGGGCGAAGTCGACCGTCTGCCCGCTGTCCCTGCCCTCGACGCTCTCCAGGCCCCCGTCGGTGCGGTCGAGGAAGAAGACGCCCGCCCCGAGGTCGACACCGACACGCACCTCCTGGAGACGACCATCGACCTGCCCGCGGGCCAGGCTCAGCCAGGCCTGCTCGGCCTGGGAGACGTCGATGACGAGGTCGATCTCGAGGACACGGCCCGTCCCGAGCGGTGCGGGACCGTCAGTGGTGCTCACCCCTGAGACGTCGAGGGCCTCGCCCCGCAGGGTGTTGAGCTCGGGCACGGGGGACTGGAGGAGGACCCGTCGTCCGTCGAGGGTGCCCAGGGACAACTCGCGGGGGATGCTCATCTCGCCGCGCCAGTCCCCGGTGGGCAGCGAGTAGGGGTAGTCCCAGTTGCCCATCCAGGCCAGCCAGACCCGCCTGCCCTCGACGTGCTCGAAGCTCTGGGCGGCGTAGAAGTCCTGACCCGCGTCGGTGAAGCGGACCAGCTCGTCCTCGGGGACGTAGGTGGTGCCGTCGAAGTCGCCGATGAAGTACTGGGCGGTCGACCCGCCGGTCTCCTCGTTGGCTCCCACGGACAGGGTCATCACCCACCGGGTCTGCCCCGTGGAGACGTCGGTCAGGGGGAACAGGTCCGGGCACTCCCACACCGCGGCGTGCGACCCGGCTCCCTGCCCGAAGTCGGAGGCGTGCTGCCAGGCGATGAGGTCGGTCGACCGGTAGATGCGCAGGTGGTCCCCCGCCGAGACGACCATGACCCAGGCACCGGAGGGCTCGTGCCAGAAGACCTTGGGGTCGCGGAAGTCCGTGGCGCCGTCGTTGGGGATGACGGGATTGCCCGCGTACCGCTCCCAGGTGCGCCCCCTGTCCCCGCTGGAGGCGAGGGACTGCGCCTCGCCGCCCTCGGTCGAGGTGTAGACGGCGACCAGCCCGCCACCGGGGACCAGGCCCGAGGTGTTGGCCCCGTCAACGACGCAGCTGCCCGACATCGCCAGGCCCAGCGCGTCGTGCGCCAGGGCGGTTCCCAGTGTCGTCCAGCGCACCATGTCGGGGCTGACGGCGTGCGCCCACGTGCCGTCCTGCTGGTGGAAGAGGTGGTACTCGCCCTCGTAG contains:
- a CDS encoding choice-of-anchor L domain-containing protein — its product is MTTTLPLTRRPERRARRTRPAALLAAALCLGVAAAPASASTQATESLRSSALSAQSLAESVAGPGVTVANATFSGDPVQAGTFSGLPGDGNAVTQGVALTTGSLIDADPQADSDVDFSISSVLGPNDKLTTTGDLGGAGDEALTALSGDDTYDAAVLEFDVTATDSTFVLFYGFGSEEYAGGSSVNPDAWQSRGYKDVLSIEVNGTECAHVPGTDTAVNAATVNDTTNTGYYTSNVSGHSPGSIDVEFNGFTSAMACQAAVTAGQTVHVRVAIADTLDGQLDSTVLLSTQGLGFLSAPITDPCTTTGGTCSLPGGSTDPSTDPSADPSASAGAGGASDPATGPATGAASGTAGVRDARATASLKATQVSASGRDGGLARTGAQTLAWGLGALGLLGAGGVLLLARRRRG
- a CDS encoding glycoside hydrolase family 68 protein — protein: MTLVLLLSGAGTAVADETPAPTPENAVAAEAADAGFQADNPGWPNATDHTQEAYPVDAEFTARWTRADAMQIQRISDPDAASGESSLPEQYTMPEIDNGFPTTSEDVWVWDTWTLTDDAANQLSYNGWEVIFALVADRHAGYTFDDRHTHARLGYFYRKAGTETSSSAGSAASNGEWIYGGHVFPDGATGAIFEDQAFTAQTEWSGSARLMDDNKIRLFYTSVAFYEGSDSDYGGGDDGGTGKPYDPRIVQSEGRIYADDQGVWFTGFRDQHELLVPDGHYYQSRIQNPNVNFRDPFTFRDQNNPADTTDYMVFEGNTAYVREPEYVEAAAAAGQNTELATCTAEDLGYDEGDPQAETVDEVNALGGRYQLANVGLARATNKAMTQWEYLPPLLSGNCVNDQTERPQIYFQDGKYYLFTISHRETYASGMMGPEGVYGFVGNGLRSDYEPLNDSTGIALGNPINLNFNPGKPYAPDWNQSPYTYQSYSHYVMPGGLVESFIDSIGGNHDATPVRGGSLAPTVRILISGSTSSVDRTYGDGGLGGFGHIPANLSRSNGGDVRPARLR
- a CDS encoding glycoside hydrolase family 32 protein; the protein is MTSSPAPTRGAGEGRAPGGSGPRPRRRIVLAAAGAGAAVLAGGILVGRSRSGSSRPDPTPSASGGAVDESERFRPAYHYSPPQGHLADPNGLVHYEGEYHLFHQQDGTWAHAVSPDMVRWTTLGTALAHDALGLAMSGSCVVDGANTSGLVPGGGLVAVYTSTEGGEAQSLASSGDRGRTWERYAGNPVIPNDGATDFRDPKVFWHEPSGAWVMVVSAGDHLRIYRSTDLIAWQHASDFGQGAGSHAAVWECPDLFPLTDVSTGQTRWVMTLSVGANEETGGSTAQYFIGDFDGTTYVPEDELVRFTDAGQDFYAAQSFEHVEGRRVWLAWMGNWDYPYSLPTGDWRGEMSIPRELSLGTLDGRRVLLQSPVPELNTLRGEALDVSGVSTTDGPAPLGTGRVLEIDLVIDVSQAEQAWLSLARGQVDGRLQEVRVGVDLGAGVFFLDRTDGGLESVEGRDSGQTVDFALRRQVDYRPVDGRVRLHVYLDRSSLEVFVDDGAPVGSFLVLTDPDAQDVALGAVGTARVVSGALTPLSEAR